One window from the genome of Zonotrichia leucophrys gambelii isolate GWCS_2022_RI chromosome 29, RI_Zleu_2.0, whole genome shotgun sequence encodes:
- the LOC135459075 gene encoding cyclic AMP-dependent transcription factor ATF-7-like: MGDDRPFVCSAPGCGQRFTNEDHLAVHKHKHELTLKFGPARTDSVIIADQTPTPTRFLKNCEEVGLFNELASSFEHEFKKAAEDDEKKGSAALDMSLPSTPDVRIKEEEPLDVDSSPPESPSAARPRSPPRDRDRDRDRDRDRDRDRDKEGPPKAVVLSTPTPTIVRPGSLPLHLGYDSLHAAATLPSPTSVITQAPPASRHLGSPSSSLPLVVQLANGQTVPVLPGPPVQMPSVISLARPVAMVPNIPGIPGPPGSTGGSSGGSSGSLSPSALPVHSEAKLRLKASLAASSSLNGSSLAVGSASTLVTARPEQSQGGQHPDTPSPAQPQVSPAQPTPSSGSGGRRRRAADEDPDERRQRFLERNRAAASRCRQKRKLWVSSLEKKAEELTSQNIQLSNEVTLLRNEVAQLKQLLLAHKDCPVTALQKKSQGYLESPKESSEPSGSPAPVIQHSSASAAPNGLRSAAEAVASSVLAHMAGQRTELAVPAASPVIMAPQGHSAGR, encoded by the exons ATCAGACCCCGACCCCGACGCGGTTCCTGAAGAACTGTGAGGAGGTGGGGCTGTTCAACGAGCTGGCCAGCTCCTTCGAGCACGAGTTCAAGAAGGCGGCCGAGGATGACGAGAAAAAG GGCTCGGCCGCCCTGGACATGTCGCTGCCCTCCACGCCGGACGTGCGGATCAAGGAGGAGGAGCCGCTGGACGTGGACTCGTCCCCGCCCGAGAGCCCCTCGGCAGCGCGGCCCCGCTCGCCCCcgcgggaccgggaccgggaccgggaccgggacagggacagggacagggaccgggACAAG gaGGGCCCCCCCAAGGCCGTGGTCCTGTCCACCCCCACGCCCACCATCGTGCGGCCGGGCTCGCTGCCGCTGCACCTGGGCTACGACAGCCTGCACGCCGCGGCCACGCTGCCCTCGCCAACGTCGGTCATCACACAGGCACCGCCCGCCAGCCGGCACCTGGG ctctcccagctcctccctccctctcgtCGTGCAGCTCGCCAACGGCCAGACCGTGCCCGTGCTGCCCGGGCCCCCCGTGCAGATGCCGTCGGTCATCTCG CTGGCCCGGCCCGTGGCCATGGTGCCCAACATCCCCGGCATCCCCGGGCCCCCCGGCAGCaccggcggcagcagcggcggcagcagcgggtCCCTGTCGCCCTCAGCACTCCCGGTGCACTCGGAAGCCAAACTG AGGCTGAAGGCCAGCCTGGCAGCCTCCTCCTCGCTGAACGGCAGCAGCCTGGCCGTGGGCTCGGCCAGCACCTTGGTGACCGCGCGGCcggagcagagccaggggggACAGCACCCCGACACGCCGTCCCCGGCCCAGCCAcag gTGTCCCCGGCCCAGCCCACGCCCAGCTCGGGCTCCGGGGGCCGGCGCCGGCGCGCGGCTGACGAGGACCCGGACGAGCGCCGGCAGCGCTTCCTGGAGCGGAACCGCGCGGCCGCCTCGCGCTGCCGGCAGAAACGCAAGCTCTGGGTGTCCTCGCTGGAGAAGAAAGCCGAGGAGCTCACCAGCCAGAACATCCAGCTGAGC AACGAGGTGACGCTGCTCAGGAACGAGGTGGCGCagctgaagcagctgctgctggcgcaCAAGGACTGTCCGGTCACGGCGCTGCAGAAGAAGAGCCAGGGCTACCTGG AGAGCCCCAAGGAGAGCTCGGAGCCCTCGGGCTCGCCCGCGCCCGTCATCCAGCACAGCTCGGCCTCGGCCGCCCCCAACGGGCTCCGCTCGGCCGCCGAGGCCGTGGCCAGCTCGGTGCTGGCCCACATGGCCGGGCAAAGGACAGAGCTGGCCGTGCCCGCGGCCTCGCCCGTCATCATGGCCCCACAGGGACACTCTGCCGGCAGATGa
- the NPFF gene encoding pro-FMRFamide-related neuropeptide FF, with amino-acid sequence MAMAVAGCPVLLPLLLLLAGTPRSARACPGTPGPAPVSPGPAAPPAPVRGGCSGLGAPRGSRAAVSPAAPPPPGPPPAAAAAALGALLRSLRRPGRAPGAPRPRWGWGLQGGPQARLSPRSRDPPAAPFWTMATPQRFGRRR; translated from the exons atGGCGATGGCGGTGGCGGGGTGCCCGGTGCTgctcccgctgctgctgctgctggcggggACCCCGCGCTCCGCCCGCGCCTGtcccgggacccccggcccggccccggtgagccccggcccggccgcgccgccggcTCCGGTTCGTGGggggtgctcggggctgggggcgccGCGCGGTTCCAGGGCCGCCGTGAGCCCCGCGGCTCCCCCGCCTCCggggccgccccccgccgccgccgccgccgccctggGAGCGCTGCTCCGGTCCCTGCGGCGCCCCGGCCGCGCCCCCGGCGCCCCCCGGCCGAG gtggggctgggggctgcaggggggtcCCCAGGCCCGGCTCAGCCCCCGCAGCCGGGACCCCCCGGCGGCCCCGTTCTGGACCATGGCGACCCCGCAGCGCTTCGGCCGCCGCCGCTGA